Proteins from a genomic interval of Fundulus heteroclitus isolate FHET01 unplaced genomic scaffold, MU-UCD_Fhet_4.1 scaffold_40, whole genome shotgun sequence:
- the LOC105921974 gene encoding ubiquitin-conjugating enzyme E2 L3, with protein sequence MAASRRLAKELEEIRRSGMKNFRNIQVEESNLLSWQGLIVPDNPPYDKGAFRIEIVFPTEYPFKPPKITFKTKIYHPNIDEKGQVCLPVISAENWKPATKTDQVIQSLIALVNDPQPEHPLRADLAEEYSKDRKKFLKNAEEFTKKHGEKRPLD encoded by the exons ATGGCGGCGAGCAGAAGGCTGGCCaag GAACTTGAAGAAATTCGGAGATCTGGAATGAAGAACTTCAGAAACATTCAAGTtgaggaatcaaacctattatCATGGCAAGGGCTTATTGTTCCT GACAATCCGCCATATGACAAAGGAGCGTTCCGGATTGAAATAGTTTTTCCAACCGAGTACCCGTTCAAGCCTCCCAAAATCACATTCAAGACAAAGATTTATCACCCTAACATTGATGAGAAAGGTCAGGTGTGCTTGCCTGTGATTAGTGCTGAGAACTGGAAGCCTGCCACAAAAACTGACCAAG TTATTCAGTCCCTCATTGCACTGGTGAATGATCCTCAGCCAGAACATCCCCTGAGGGCAGACTTAGCAGAAGAATACTCAAAGGACCGTAAAAAATTCTTGAAGAATGCAGAAGAATTTACAAAGAAACATGGAGAAAAGCGACCCCTGGACTAA